The region TCTCCTCCGCCTATAATTACTACTGATTTTGCTCCTAATTTCTTAGCCTGATTTACAACCTCTTTTAAATCTTCATAGGGCATTTCATTTTCCGCTGCTTTGCCGCTATCTCTGAAACAGTATTCGCATCTAACATTACAGGCTAAACTTGTCTCTAACCTTATGCAAAGAAGTTTATTGCTGTCTCTTGCTTTTATTGCATCTTTGTAATCGTATAGATATCCTTCTAATAACGGTGGATTTTTTAGATTACTATTTTTATTTGGGTTACCTACTATAATATTCGCCCCCTTAACTACTGTTAACTACTTTTAATCTAATAATTTTATTCTATAAATACCTTTTCGTTAAATATTATA is a window of Candidatus Thermoplasmatota archaeon DNA encoding:
- a CDS encoding radical SAM protein codes for the protein MRLETSLACNVRCEYCFRDSGKAAENEMPYEDLKEVVNQAKKLGAKSVVIIGGGEPTINSASYF